Below is a window of Humulus lupulus chromosome 9, drHumLupu1.1, whole genome shotgun sequence DNA.
GCGTGCCTAAAAGGAATCAATCTAGCAGAAGACCAAGAAAAGCCCCAAGTTACGCTAGATACCTTAGAACAAGTGGTTCTGGATGACGCCGACCCTTCAAAAGCAGTCCTGGTCAGTGCCAAGCTCTCACAAGATGAGAGGCAGACCCTCGTACGGTTTCTCCAAACCAGAATGAGAACTTTTGCCTGGACGCCACACAACATACCCGGAATAGACCCTTCTGTTATGAGCCACAGCTTGAATATCTCCACCTACTTCCCACCCGTCAAGCAGAAGCAGAGGAGATTCGCTCCAGAGGTCAATCGAGTCATACAAGAGGAAGTCCAACGGCTCCTGAGCACGGGGGCAATCGAAGAATGTTTATACCCCAGTTGGCTTGCCAACCCCGTCGTGGTCCCAAAGAAGAATGGGAAAAAGAGAGTATGTATAGACTACACAAATCTAAACAAAGCCTGTCCCAAAGATAGCTACCCTCTACCAAAAATCGATCAGATGATAGACGCCACGGCAGGATATGAAAGAATGAGCTTCCTCGATGCCTActctggctacaatcagatcCCCATGAAATCAGAGGATAGGATTCATACAGCATTCGTAACAGAAGATGgtttatactgctacaaagttatgccattcggtcTAAAGAATGCAGGCGCGACATATCAGAGGTTAATGCACAAGGTATTTTCCTCATTgctcgggagaaatatggaggtttatATTGACGATATGGTCGTCAAGTCCAAACAAAGCTCTTCACATATAGACGACTTGACGGAATGTTTCGACATCCTTGATGCCTACAAAATGAAGTTAAACCCCACAAAATGTGTCTTCGGGGTATCCTCCGGACAGTTCTTGGGATACATCGTCAGTCAGAGGGGCATCGAGGCGAACCCAACTCAGATTGCGTCCCTCTCAGAAATTAAGAAACCCCGAACCATCAGAGACATACAGGCTCTAGCCGGCAAGATAGTAGCATTAAGTCGATTCATATCACGAATGTCCGACCGCTGTCAGCCCTTCTTGCAGTGCATAAAGAAGTCCACCAACACCTCCTGGGGACCAGAACAGCAAAAAGCATTGGACGAATTGAAGACTTACTTGAGCTCTCCTCCTATATTGAGTTCACCTATTGCTGATGAAGATTTATTCTTATATTTGTCTGTCTCAAAATTCGCTGTAAGTTCCGTTTTTTTTCGAGAAGAAGCCAATCGTCAGAGGCCAGTGTTCTACTGCAGCAAGATGTTGTTAGATGCTGAAACCCGATACAgcatgatggaaaaattggcactcgCACTCCTCACGGCCAAAAAGAAGTTACGACAATACTTTGAAAGCCACACAATCATCGTATATACGGACTATCCATTAAAGCAGGTGCTGAGCAAGCCCGACCTTTCTGGAAGGTTATCTAAATGGGCCATAGAGCTTGGGACATACGATATTCAGTTTTTACCGCGAAAAGCTAAAAAGGGGCAGGTACTCGCTGACTTCCTGGTTGAAATTCAGTCGTTCACTCCTGATGCCTTGCCAGAATTACTAGAATCAGAAGATCAATGGTTGTGGACAATGCACACTGACGGAGCATCCAATTCCCAAGGGACTGGTATTGGCGTCGTATTAGAAGCTCCCTCGGGCCTAAAGATCGAAGAAGCCATTCGTTTAGAGCAACCCACGacgaacaatgaagcagaatatgaggcactGATCTATGGTTTGGAACTCGCACGCGAAATGGGAATCCAGCGTCTAAACGTCAGAGGTGACTCGCAGCTTATGATAGAGCAAGTGGCTGGGAATTTCGATACCAAAGCACCCCATCTGGCTAGCCTCCTACAGAAGGCAACCATTTTACGGTCGCATTTTCGCCAGTTCGACCTCACACAAGTACCTCGGGAGCAAAATCAGAAGGCCGATGCCCTTGCCAAATTAGCTTCTGCGGGAGCGTGCACACGCCAATCCTCCATATCTTTTAGCCGATCAAGCAAAGATAAGGAAGTCTGCTCCACCTCATCCGAACCCGAATGCTGGATAGATCCGATCATCAAGTACTTGACCACCTCCGAGCTCCCACCTAATCCGAAAGATGCAAAACTTCTGCGCCTTCGGGCACAACGCTATTCCATGATCCATGGCACGTTGTACCGAAAATCCTTCAATGGCCCGTATCTGCGATGTTTGTGCccatcagaagctaaaaaatTGTTAGAAGAAATACATGAGGGGGCATGCGGAAATCACACAGGGGGACGAAGCTTGGCACACAAAGCGCTTAGCAGGATATTACTGGCCGTACATGATGACAGAGGCACGAGATTATGctaagaaatgtgacaaatgccaacgatttgcacccaccatccatcaacCTGCTCAAACCCTACACTCCATTGTTgcaccttggccttttgcaaaatGGGGAATGGATGTAGTAGGTGAACTTCCTAAGGCCGTTGGTGGAAAACGATATGCTCTTGTAGCcactgattacttcacaaaatgggttgtgGCAGAGGCGTACGTCACGGTCAACAAAACAGACACTATGTCCTTCATCTGGAAACATATTATATGTCAATTTGGAATACCCTGGGAGATAGTCGTCGACAACGGCACTCCATTCCAAAATGCAAAGGTACAAGAACTATGCGACACGTACAAGATCAAGCTAAGCTTCGCCTCTGTTACTTACCCGCAGGGTAATGGTCAAGCAGAAGCTTCCAACAAAGTCATCTTTGCCAACATTAAGAAGAATTTGGAAGACAAAAAAGGAGCATGGGTAGAAGAACTACCGAAAGTGTTATGGGCTTATAGAACAACAAAAAGATCCTCCACGGGGGAGTCTCCCTATGCCATGGTTTATGGAACAGAAGCTATCATCCCAACAGAAGTCGGTCTGCCTACACTTCGGACAGAGATTGCATCTGATCCAACAACGAACACCATTCAATTACTGCACAACCTAGACCTTCTAGAAGAAACACGTACAATGGCCCAAATGAGACTGGAAAATTATCAGAAGGTAGCAGAACGCTACTACAACAAAAGGGTCCAATTACGCACATTTCAAGAGGGAGATTGGGTTCTGCGTAAGGCCACTGGCAACAAAAAGAAGCTAgagcctaactgggaagggcctttccaaatcatcaaagtattaggcagagggtcttacactctaaagaatgtacgtagtgggaaaatcgtaccccgtacttggaattcaatgtctttaaAGCAATACTATTGCTAATAGCTGTACTGTGCAATTCaaaaagtaatacaacaactttccATTTTTTCACGTGCTTTTAAATTTCTCTTATGTATTCAATTCTTTGCCGTTATTTTCAGCCACATTACACTAAGTCCGACACGTGGTAATTCACCTTTTTCTCAAGGGGGTTCCTCAATTATATCCTCACCTAACTTTGTAATTTTAATCACGTGTACTCAAAAACCACCTACCACAATGGCTATAAATAAACAGTCATCTAATGCATCAAATCACCACCAAATACACCGCATGACTTGCATCTCAAAACACATGCCTAcgcttcaataaaaaaaaaagcgATGATAAAAAATAGCAAGGTGCGCACCCTGCACGTTGGAACCAGACTGAATCTCAACAGTTCATGGCAACAAGGCCACTACACACAACATATGTACAAGATCCTACCGCTTCTGCGTGCACGCTTCACTGGATTTTGTACCgcattctaatctgacttgactaagcTCACAGGGAACTACGGCCAGCCATTTTGCagtctaatctgccctgactatGCTGATTTGGCCGACCAACGGAGGCGCACTGCAAACCCTACCCTCTTACTCGCATAAGAGGAGCGCCTCCAGCCgtctaatctgccctgactatcACAGCAGAACCACCTGCTGTCATGATTGGGATTCCTCTTCAATGTACACAaactggtttggcaatccaaggcCGGGAGGAACTTGTCCCGCAATCGCACCCATATCCTGCACAATGAGTGCCTCTGACAGGATGCACGGAAGCCTAAGCTCCCCCCCACCACACGACACGGTATGAGTGCACTGGAAAGATAACCGCCCCACAATCCTGACCTTTATTGCATCTGCTTCGGTGCCCTACGCTATGACCTCCGCACTCGGTCCGGGTCATGTCAACCCCTTTGATCTAATGGGAAAGTTTCCATCCCTAGGGGCATGACCAGACCCGAACAagaccactacaactactacacaTACGTAAGGAGGTGCACCCCCCAGCAATATTGCTCACATCGTGGGCGTAAGACACAACTATCACAGCAACCTAAATTAACAGATGCTAAGTGCGGGGACACAAACACACATTTACTCAATTCCTCTCTCAATATTTGTACAATAACTTCAATCGACAAATGCAAAGCGTGGAATCAAAAGTCGatatttataagttatttatagaAAATAACAATACATCAGAAGTTGTTATTTATAAGTTATATTACATTAATGGCAATATCCACCCCTGACTTTATAATTGCTCTATCCTCTTGTCCATAATTAATCCCATTCGATACGTCGTATGTACTCTGACATCGCATTTTCTAGCTTCGGATAGCCTAGCCCGTAGCGTTCACAAGATATATAGTACGGGATGCCACTTCTGATAAGCTCTTCCAGAGCCCACGTTGAGTAAAGCCACTGTGGGTTGTCAAAGATTCTCCTTAAAAAGGGAACATTCGTCCACTCACGGTGCTCACCTGCAACGACATTGTTGTCAGACCCAACCCATCACCAAAACACAAAGATGGCACAATTATTCAATACTTAACTGGGCATCctctcccaccatctgtataATCTTTCGCTGTATTTCGCACGCAAAGGCCTAAAAGATCTATGAAGCTCCTGATCCAAATACGTCATACAACATACACCTGTCAACACACGTTCAATTAAGCCCTAAATGACATCAAACCCATACAGTGCACACGCCAAAGCAACTAAAGGGAACAAAGTTCTACTTGTATTAACAATATGTTCTATTACAATCAATTCTAAACTAACGGCCTGAAGAGCCCAAAGAATTTGTATACAGAAGCTAATGACAAAAGTTCACAGAACGAAAGTGCGTCATTCATTCTATGGCACCTCTTTCACCCTCTGACTTGCCCTCAGCTACAGAGGTAGAACCTGATGCTTTTTCATCAGGAGCCAAGTTGGCAACAGTATCTTCAACGGCTTCCCCCTCGGCATTATACATCGATCCCAGCGCATCGCCCCTCAGCTTCAACTTCTCCAAATGACATGGCGGATAAGAAATCTGCAAATCCCCAAGTTCATTCAAATACTTGTCGACGTCATACTCTCCTATCTTTACGTCGACGTTCTTGCAATACATCTCCAGCTTTGCCCATTTCTCCTCTGGGGTCTGCTTCTTGTTACGTAACGCCAAATCCAGATACTTGGCAGTGTCTACCTCTGCCATTCTCGCAAATTTGCGTTCAGTGATCTCTCGATCTCGAATACGCTGCCTAGTGGCTTCAACAGCTGCCTCTACTGCcctctgcaaaaaaaaaaaaaaaaaaaaaaaaaaaaaaaaaaacatcacgtAATCAACACACGTGTTTTAAGGGACCATTAATTTTCTACAACCATAGCAAAAGACGAGTCACGTACCTCTTCTGCTTCCTTCAACTTCTTCCCAAATAGAAGTTCAGTTTCTAACTTCTGCTTCTTGGCCTCCGCTGTGCTGGACTCAAGACTGTTCACCCTTTGCTCCAGCTcttttctctccctctctaaggTCTCCTTATCAGTCTGTAACGACACAATCTCCTCGTCAAGGTCACTCATCATACTGCTAAGCTTTTCCATGCGAGCTTCATGCTGAACGCAGAATTGACTTTTCTCCATCCACTTATTGGTCATGTCCACCAAATCAGCTTTCAGTTTATCTCGCTCCACTTCAAGCCCAACAGTGCTTACCAGCTTCTCCTCCATCGCGGTCACCCTCTTTTTCGCCTCTGCCAACTCTACTTCTAACCTCTTGATGGCCTCTACCAGCACATCTCGATTCGCTTCAGCCATCTTTCTCCCTGACCGCTCCTCTTCTACTTTCGCCATCTGCTCTGCCAATTTGGTTCCATTCTGCATAGCCGCCGCATACTCTCGCCTTGCAGCCGAAGCACATACATAGCTCTGTGACAAATCAATCATGCCCATTACAAATAACATTACACACATATACCCCAATACGAAAAGAGCCTACTTCTGTAAGTTACTCACCATCCAGATGTGGTCCGATACTTGCTGCAACAAATCGCCTTGTCCACTTAAAGACCCAACTGCTTCTGTAGGTAGATGGGGTCTGCTTATGTGTAGCATTTCCTCCATCACTTCGTTAGACGCAGAGGGGCCATATTCCGACATTACTCCTGTTCTGTCACTTGCTTCTCCCCCTGCAGATACAGCCGCAGAAGCAACGGGGGCAACTGGCTTCTCACCTTCTGCTAACGTCGATACCATAATGCTATCAGACGTCAACGCAACCGTTCCCATGCCGGAAGAGTACGCCTTCGAAGGGCGCGCAAACAAGCTGTCATCCTCACCCAAATCACTGGGGAAATACACTGGCGTCCGCACGGCAGAAGACGTGAGCTGTTCCAAGAAAGCACTAGGAGATTCAAAAGAGTCAATACCCTTCGGGGACACAGCAGCGACATCTCCTGGATGAAACTCAGAAGCGGTAGGTAGCAATGAAGGAACGTCAACACCAAGACTATCAACACTTGTTGCCATAACAGCCCCTGATTCCTGGCCCCCAGGGATAGATTCGGGCTCAACGACCTTACTTGCCTCAACTGGCAGTGAAATGGTATCCACATATTCAGAACCCTCCCCGAAAGCATCCTCTAGAAGCTTGTTTTTACGAGAAGCAGAGGAAGGGCGTCTCCCCTCTGAGCCACGTTTATGGCCAACAGCAGACCCTTCGGGTAAATCAGAAGCTGAGGTCAACGCCTCTGACGACTTCGCGCAGATTGCAGGCGACTTCACCTCCGACGGTAAGCCATCCGGAACTCCATCTCTAGTCGCCTCCGCTGGAAGTttggaaggagaagaggaagcgcCCTCTACATGAACCATCCCTTCTGAGCCTGCTACCAAGGAAGATCCAATTGCAGGAGTAACAGAAGATGCCTCAGGTAAATGCCCCGCAGGGGCAAATCCACGTGGCCTTTTACACAACGATAGGGCCTGGCCCGTTGGCAATTTACCGGGGGAAAATTTGGGGATTGCTAGAGCAGATCCTTGAGGAGTGGGGACAGAGCCTTTCGGGATCCGAAGCTTCGACGAAATGTACTTCCCGTCGTCCGAATCTTCGGAAGAGGACTCCTCACGATCCTTTCTTTTTCCCAAGGCATCCGTAGGCAAAGGCACTTGCTTAAGAGGCTTGATTTGCAGGGCGTCAGAAGGCGTGGACGACCGCCCTTGGATGCGAGAAGACCTGCGCGATAGGCCAGATTTGTCAGGAGAAGACTCAGTAGCCAGTACATAATCCTCCTTCTTTTTACCCTCTGGGACCCCTTGACGCTTGGCACACGCGTTGAAGGTTTCAGTGCACGCCCTTTCAAATTCAGCTTTCGTCAGTGATAGAGTTGAAGGAGTAGGAGGAGATTTCTTCGGGAAAGTTCCCAGCTGCTTCGCGCATGCCGCAGTAATCTTACCTAGGGTCATGTCACCCTTCTGCGATCTAACCCGCACAGCTCCAGGGTCGACCCGATCCACGAAGCAGAGCCGAGTCATAATCTGCATACAGTAGGAGTTCAATACACCCCTGATACTAATGGCGTTCTCCTTGGATTCGTGAAGAAGCCCCTTCTCTGTCAGCATGCTCTGTCGCTCAGGACTCATGTTGACCTGAGGCCAAGAAAAATCTGGAACGAACAACCAAAGCAGCAGTACAAAGAGTTAAAATACTCGACAATCATCCAGACACAATTAATGCACATTAAAATTAATGGAAAACATGACTCACCTTTTATAAACACCCTGGCCAGAGGAAAAATTTCCTGAGGCACGTACTCAGGGTACCATGCTCCTCCAACAGCAAAGaagtatttatcccaatttcgATGAGAGCTGTCGAAATCGGTAAACATTGTCCGATCCTTTTTGGGAGAGAGGTAGAAAGTTTTCCAAGGCTTTCCCTCTATCACCTTGTTTGTAGACTTGGTGAAGCACGCGTAAATATCGTCCGATTGAATATTGACATTCCTAAGGCTCCCTATCATCTGGGCCCCGACTATTGATTGAATGGCGTTTGGAAGAAATTGCGAAATATGAGCCCCGGAGTTTGAAATTATCTGAACGAGCAACGCTGGAAGAGGGAAGCGGAGCCATTCGATATGCCTCAAGCTCATGACTATCTCAGTAGGCTTCACTACATCCttgttgtgaattttctaacgattaaaatatgcgcaagtatacacaatcgacaacaagtaatacagtgataatgtatcaaagttcgtctccacagggacttttcaactaaattaatgtaaaatcaaccaaaaacaacTTATAAAATAGTAACCAAAACAAAGGAAAGAGTGGGTAATTAACTCTGAAAATAATTTTAGACAAACAGAGGAATTAAACCaaaaatcagagattaaaatgacaaaatactggGTGGTTTTCAGATATAAGAAAAATGGGTTCGGGTGATTAATTCCCCTCGGTTcgttccagttgttacagcaatggGTTAGCAATTATGACAGTGTTAACAAATTTCGTAAAACCcagcaagtttttcccaaaacgtGCAATCTAATGTCTATACTCCCCTTCTATACATTCCTGCATGAAACCAGATTATAAACATTCAATTAAGCATCAAATCTGACGTTATGCAAGGTAGCAAAACATTCCTATTCTACTACTCACAATCACCTAAAACTAGATGAAtctcttgcatcaattgaatgggttcagctagacttccctCTTCCAAGTTAGATCTAGCTTAGCACATGCTAAAAATGGCCAATAATTAACATTCAATAACAGTAAAGCACATTCAATTGAACAAAGACATAATCACTTAGCCATTGCATTTGTATATTGAGTTCACACTTGAGGGTTCATAATCACCCTAGCCcttaagaaattagttcatagttgcaaacttaaacatgaaaataatacaGAAGTAATCCATGGAGTTTGCAGAAATTAGatgaaattaatacaaaaagaaaGAGATGGTGTAGGACGAATGAGTTGTGAGCTCAAATCCCCCTTATGGCATCAgccttctttcttctcttttggtCGTACTCTTCTCAAATCTTCTCCCTGAAACCTCCTCTGTACTTAGCCAGAAGTTCTCTCTCTTTCTAAAATGGTCCCCCAAAAATCCCAGAATAATACGGCTCCTCCTTTAATTCTAGGGTACTTTCCTTTACCCTAATTGGACAATCCAGATCATTTGCCTACATGTACTTTGTCCCACATACTCAGCTGACTCAGTACTCAGTACACTTGCCACCTTTCTACTTCATTTAATCCAGCTGGAGCATTGTTTTCACGAAGTCCTTTTTCTCTAGCTTCAGTTTAATTGCTAAGACTGACTGCTACAGCATTGTTGAGTTAGCATCCTCCCCTTTTCAGCAACATTTCCCTTTGATTTACAGTTCCCTCAGCTCCTGTTTTGTAAGCTTCCCTTTCCTGATTAATACAACACAGAAATTACATAAAAAACACTGAAAAATATGACAATGCAAACACAAG
It encodes the following:
- the LOC133802367 gene encoding uncharacterized protein LOC133802367; the encoded protein is MEEKLVSTVGLEVERDKLKADLVDMTNKWMEKSQFCVQHEARMEKLSSMMSDLDEEIVSLQTDKETLERERKELEQRVNSLESSTAEAKKQKLETELLFGKKLKEAEERAVEAAVEATRQRIRDREITERKFARMAEVDTAKYLDLALRNKKQTPEEKWAKLEMYCKNVDVKIGEYDVDKYLNELGDLQISYPPCHLEKLKLRGDALGSMYNAEGEAVEDTVANLAPDEKASGSTSVAEGKSEGERGVCCMTYLDQELHRSFRPLRAKYSERLYRWWERMPSEHREWTNVPFLRRIFDNPQWLYSTWALEELIRSGIPYYISCERYGLGYPKLENAMSEYIRRIEWD